Genomic window (Tripterygium wilfordii isolate XIE 37 chromosome 11, ASM1340144v1, whole genome shotgun sequence):
TAAATAGCCTGATTTCTAGTTTCCAGTTCTTAGTTTTATCAGACATCACATGTTCATGTAGTTAAGATATTATTGTATATAGTCATTTGCAGGACACAAGACACGGTAAGAACACACATgcacatacataaatatatgtaaAATACATATAAGTCATATATAAGAATATATACACAGATTAGACAAACTTGGTTCAAAAGGTCACTAAAAACACGAAGAAAAGAGAGGAGAGTATGTCCCTATTAACACATCCGTAACTGAAGCTGATAAGCTTCATCTATGAGAATTATCTCTCAGCTTATTctccttcctctctctctccttcctcCATCTctccaatcatttttttttaattttatttttaacctAAAAAGTGTCTGAGCTGTgtccatttaaaaaaataaaataaaaataggaCATTGCCTTGACACTTTTCCGGAACATGTCGGTGTCCAACACATACTCATCGCCATTTTAGAAGTATCCGTGCTTCTTATAGTGGAATCATGTAATACTTTGATTCAATTACCGAGTTTGAATACATGGGATAAGTGGTAATATCCTAAAACACAAGCGCTGATATTGCTCATTATCTTGTGCAGTGTGATCCAGCGGAATATGGTGCGTGCGACTCTGGTTGTAATGGTGGGCTAATGAATACTGCCTTTGAGTATGCAATCAAAGTAGGGGGAGTCCAGCGTGAGGCAGACTATCCTTACACAGGGACTGACCGTGGTCCTTGCAAATTTGACAAAAGTAAAGTTGTAGCTGCTGTATCTAACTTCAGTGTTGTCTCTGCTGATGAAGATCAAATGGCTGCAAATTTGGTGAAAAATGGTCCACTTGCAGGTAGTTTAGCTGATCAAATCTGCTTTTCCCCCTTGTTTTTGAATCAATTATAGGAACTTCGCCCCTCTGATCTAGTCATTAACATGTGTTTGTGGTGGTGTGTTcttgttaatttatttgtgtCGTCGAATGGTGCAGTGGCAATCAATGCAGTTTACATGCAGACATACATGGGTGGAGTTTCATGCCCATATATTTGCGCAAAGCACCAGGATCACGGAGTGCTGCTTGTGGGTTATGGTGCCGCTGGTTATTCTCCTATACGGTTTAAGAATAAGCCTTACTGGATCATCAAGAACTCGTGGGGTGAAAACTGGGGAGAGAATGGGTATTACAAAATCTGCAGAGCTAATCGCAATTTATGTGGGATGGACGCCATGGTTTCTACTGTGGCTGCTCATTAGTAGACTATACGTTCAGGGTAGCATGCTGGACTGATGGATTATGTATATGTTTATGCAGGTAATTATGTTTGTCACACTTGAATGTTAAATTTggtgtctattttatttaagtCGAGACTACTAGAAACCTCTTAGTATGTTTGATTTGCGTAATTTGGTATTGTGTGTTTATGAATGGCCATATTTAGTATACATTGGGATGCATGTAAACTAACAGCATGTCCGTCAATCTATTATTTTATGGTGATGGTCGCAATCATCTGCGGCTTTCTTGTCTGTTCATTGCACCCTTTGTCAGTCTATTGCAGATTATGCTACGGTAGTTGGAGTAATGCTGAATCCTTGTCAAATTTTAATTGGTGTCAACACAAGGAAAATTTTTCATTTGTGTTCTACCAATATGTCAGAATCTGTGACTGAATAAGAAGTATAAAACAACCATGTTAAGGCGTTATATTCTGAAGTCTCAAGGATGCACCAGTCAATACCACCTGAGagcaataataaaaaattgaaacagaAATGATACAATGTGTTCGTGGTTCCTCTGTGAGAGTTAACCCAGGTATCGATCACCTTCAAGACAGGTCCAGCGTTGTACTACACCAACACAGtgacttttttttgggtagtcTAGGAATATCTCAGTCCAATATTATGCCCTTTGGACGGTTGAGTGAGTGTAAACCTCATGTCGTTAGAATAATTTGCACCACATTGACGACAGGTAAGACTTGGTCAAAGTCCATGTGGGTAGGAATCTAGACGTGGGACAAGGTGACGAGCCACGGAATCAGAATTCCACAAGAAAGTATCCCAACTGATTGGTTCAAACTCCCAATCTCGAACACTGTAGTCCCTAAGTCCGGAAAGATAATTAACTAGACTAACTCCAAGTGGTTAACACAGTATGAGGACATATGCATGGGCAAAATAAATACATCGTGCTAATCATTTGAAAAGAATATTGGCATCAAGCCAGTTGTAAATTCCTGTGGTTCGGGTTTCTCAATAATAATTCTTTCAACACGTTGAACAAACTGGAGCATGGTTCTGTGAACTCATCAATATATATGAAAGAATGGATGGATTTCTATACTTACTAGATTCACTAGATTGTGGAATTTGTTTCTTGCACCATAGCCTCTAAACATGCTTCACGTATCCCCTATTCATCTTCCAGAGTAAGTAATGCAAATGAAAACGGGCAGAACTTGTAACCATCTCCCTCGTAGAACTTGTTCTGGAACTCCACCCAGTGAAGTCGCAAGGCATGGAGGAATGCACTTAGGGTTTCCATCACTAGTAGGACACCGACAGTGGCGCAGATGAATACAATTATGCCAACAATAAGAACAATGGTATTGTTGAACCTGTGGTCATTCATGAAATATATGTAATGCTACCTTTTCAGATGTCGTGTAGTTTGCACAAAAGAAATGTGTACAAGAAGTCTTACCCCCAGGCAAGAAGTAAAACCTTGTCATAGAATACACTTGACAACTCTGAATGGGCAAGACTGAAATTGGCCAAAAACAAGACAAGTTAGATAACTGAcatttaaaactaaaaataaaagaaaatcatgtgcatcggtaaaaaaaaaagtgctatATGCAGCTTAGATCTCGCCCATTCAATCCGTGTAATTTCTGCAATTTAGTCACCTAATTATTGCCTAATAAAACTACGTATATATGTTTCACATTTGAGCAATATAACTGTATAAGAGATCTACCCAAAAAAGAGACAAGGGAACATCTCAGATCCTTTCAGCCACCTGGTATGACACATGGGAACAATTTTTATCGCCCagatgaaagaaaaaagataaaatgGATCTAGGGTGCAGGATGGATCCCTCTGTGAGTGTGAATATGTGGCAAAATCCATCTTTCTATCTGTGTGTTGTGGTTGTATAGTGCATTGTGCATGGTAATGTCCATAGCATGTTGGGACTGGAAAGTCGAGCAATGCATGCTCGACAATATGAATGGGATACAAAGCATATAGACCGAATGGGAAAAGGAGAATCCACAACATGAATGATGGATTCCCATTGGGACTGAGGATCATGATTCCCCAAAATGTTTCCAGTCCTTGACTTGCATAGAAAATTCTAACGAGTACAGAACTGACTAAATGTGTATTCATGCAAGTTCGACTGTGCCAATATCCTGCATATTTTGGTAGGGGGAGAGTGATGGGATATTGGTGTGGACTTGCTTCAATCAACTTTTAAATAAACGTGTGTTATTCGttaacataaaacataaatttaataaGACAGTCAATTCCACTCTGGTGACATATAGATGAAATCCGATGCAACAAAATCTCCGTATCGACTTACACCCTATCTGGCGATGCTTTTTACAATTACCCATTCCCATAATTTCATCCCTCTGTATCAACACTAATAAAAACTTCAGTTGTATAGAAGGTAAGCATTTTTGTCAAGCAACCATGGAGACCGATGTTTCGGGATACCTTTCTAAGTTCGAGAGGCATCAGCATCAGAAAAAAAAGGATTTCAGCTGATAAACTACCAACCTGAGAGCCCATAAACGCAAATATGAAGCTGTATTTGATACTGCTCCAAGCACAAACTCTATGGTATGTATGAGCTGGTGTACAAAGACTTCACTAAACTCAAATTCCTCATGGCTATGGGAATCATGATGCAGCTCGATTTCAAGAGGGTCGTCAATGCTGTCAATCAGGGAATAGGATTGACCTTGGTGCCTCTGAGCAATCATTGCATTCAGATTTAGGAATTGAAAGAAGATATGCAAGGATCAAAAGACTAAATTTCTTTagtgaaacaagaaaaaagagagagaaattgagCTTACTTCTTGGTGTTGCTTCTTTAAGAGGAAAGGCTTCGGAAGCAGCATCCACGGGACAGCAACAAGGGCCAATAAGAGTAACACAATCTGGTATAATCAAATTGGACATGTAAAGAGCTAGCGTCAAGTATAGCACCAAAAAAGAAACTGCGTGATCGGTGTAAGAAATATTAACCTGAATAAACTTCTGGCCGAAAAAAAGTTGATTTTCACCCAGATCATCAGTAGGACTCAGAAACATGTAAATCATCACATGATACAGATCAGCTTGTGAGCCAGTGCACCATTTCACAATTATGAGCAATGAAAGGTAGCCAAACAAGCTATTTAGGAAAATCATCTGAGGAACAAATTGGTACCTAAACAAATGCAACCCTTGTTAGACATCACGACTATTTCATCTTATAAGTAAAACCAAAGAAAAGGCAGAACTTCAAGGAAAATAATCATCTGGTCATGTCTATAAACTACAGAAGCAAATTGATGCACATTGTATGGAGAAGTATATTGTCCAAAAGATGCTTTGCATCTTACTAAAGGTCAAGACAGAGCATAGAAACATACTTTACAAGACAGATTCCTAGAACCTGTGcattcagcaaaaaaaaaaaagagtgtggTATGGCTTACCAGATATTTATGCTGTCACCAAAAAATTTAGCGTTATAGTAGCTTATTATAATTCCAAGATTCATTTGGGCCACTCCCAAGAGAATTgacatcttcatcttcaatgaGTTCAAAAAAGGTAACTCGCTCCGGGTACCATGCCACTTTGGGTCCACACCGAATGGATATGTCGCACGCACTTTTATTAAACCCACAGTATAAGCATCCCTGAAACATGAACGATGAGCAAAAGCAAATGGCAAGGAAGAAAACATTGAGCATGGTTGTGGATTGTGTGGGTGTGTTGTTTTGAAATTTATATTAGTTCAATACCTGCAAGATGGATCACGACATCCATAGGCAGAAGGCCCAAATAATTCAAATGGGACTGAAAAGAATTCATTATAGATCAATCCAGTGTAAATTGAGAATAGTGCCATCATCATGATAACATAGCGGCCACCAAAAGTCATTTCTGTGATGTCTCCCAGCTTCTATAGTACaccaaaaaaaatgcaaattgAAGAATGGAGAATCAAATTACAAATAGATAACTGCAGGGTAAAGCAAGTGGCAATAACCTGACTGGAAAACTTCTTTTCCCTGATTATTAGGTATAATGTTGCCAGCAACAAGCATATGCCATGACCCCAATCACCAAACATTACCGCAAAAAGGAAGGGGAATGTGATAATCGTGTATACGCCAGGATTTGCTTCCTGATACTTGGCAACCCTGGAATAAGAACGTAGTAAGTTAGTAACAAACTCTTATGTGCAATGAATTATTTAAAGAATGACATATGAGAGAACGTCAGTTGGAAATTAGAAATTACTAACCCATATGCATCTACAATTTCTTGAAAAGCAGATGTAAACTTGTTTGTACGGAAAAAAGTCGGTGGTGGCTCCTTTGTTGGCAAAACCTGGAATATGGCTCCAACTTGCGAGTTGCTGTCAAGTGCTGCCCTCCGAAGTGCATTTTGAATCTGCAAGAGATCATGCCAAAGTAATTCAATTGTCTTTCAATCATTAAATGGTAAATAACCCGTAATTATTAAAAACCAGTTCTTAAAAtgtgggaggaaaaaaaaactgcaacATGAAATATGCAGTAATTTGATAAGCATAAAATAACAAACCTGATCTTTTGCAAAAACGGGAGACCAACCTTCTGCAACAAGACACTTCTTCGTCACATCCATGCTGAGCATATTCAAAGTGTGGTAAATGGATTTTTCCTTCTTCACCTGAGTACATAACATTGGGAAACAGAAATCAGAAGATGAAATTTTACTAGCATATGCTCAAATCAACCCATGAACAATAAACCAATAAAATGCACAATCCTACAGGTGCACACAAGAATGAGGACGATAGACAGATAGAGGTATGTGCTCTAGACTTCTAGCGataaactaaaaagagtagtaGAATGGTAGGAAGAGACCAGAAGGCTCCAATGCTCAAACTGATAGCCAATTGTCTGCAACAGATTGCTCCGGTGTACCATCCCGACATCTATTGTTGTCTTCAACTCTGAAAGTTTTTCTGACACCTAGAAAATTGAGCGATAACAGTTTAGATTAATATTTGAACCAATGACTTCAGAAGTTTGATGAAGGAAAGTACTCCTGCACCTAGACAACATTGCCAACATGGAGAAAATGCATATGGGTATATATGCATTCAAAATCTAGTAGATGTCCACCAAAAATCTTTCCAAGTGTCAGGTAATTATCCTAAAACCAAACCCATTTCTGAAACCTAGAAATAATCAAGTTCTGATGCACCAAGTTTTGAGTTATGCATAAGGACATTTACCTCTGAAATCATCTGAAATTGTTTGCCTAGATCATCCGTAAAAGGGTAACGATTAGCTCCAAAAGCATCACATATTTTCAGAATTTTTTGCTTTGCTCTTTCACCGGAGTAGAAGACAACAAACACATTTTTCTCAATCTGTAGATTGATAACTTATAAGTTTCTCAAGTAACAGGaaataaaacccaacaaaaaaacaGGCAGATCACTATCCATGCTAACCTTCTGCCCTGACACCGGATCTACAACAGGGCTATCAACAACAGATTGCCTCAAGAACACATTACCCCTGGTTGTACGAAACAGAATTCTTTCGAAGGCCATTGATTTCTCTCTAGAAACAAGACCACTGATATAGCCTAGCTTAACTTGCTTTGAAGGATCAGTTGTCATCTCCTGCACAAGATGAGCTCCCTAAGACTCAAAAGGACAACTAACAGAATTTCAGGCAAGTATAAGACTAAAATGAAAACTGAAAGGCTATACTTGTTCAAATAATAAGGGACTGTCAATGGATCCTTCACCAAAGTTCTTTGCTTCAAATTCTCTCTGTTGCGCTGCTGCTTTGCTTTCCACAGAATTGAAAAACTCACCAGCCTGAAATCAGAGGGGAAAACTGAACTACCAGTCACTTCTGATTGAATGCTTCCTTAGACAAGGTAATGGGATGCCAACTGTAGTATCACATGGTTTAACATACGACAATCTACTTTCACAAACAGCAGCGTAAGTAACAAGGAGATGTAAAAACATCCAAAAAACAACTTTCATCTGCATTTCAATCATACGCTTATATAACCATACTATGTGAAAGTAATTGATGGGGTGCATTTGGGTTACAAAGATGGAGAGAGAGAACTTAAACCTACCAGTAAGACGCAATTCTGAAAGAAGTGCAAGCTAACCTTTCACTCTGAAATAGGAAAATATTCATAATATTTACAACTTTCATAAGCTTTAGCAGCATCCTAAGTCATACCTTCTGAAGTACAAGCTTGTACTCTGTTAGTTCATTGTAAGTGCTCTgtaacttttcattatttccatttAATTCTATCAGCTCGGCTTCAAGTTCTCCAAGTTTCACCTAGCCacaacacacatatatatatatatatatatcatgaaatGGACTTGAAACCAAGAAAATTAGTTCTAGCTCGTCCAATATACCTCCAAATGTTCAATATAAATATCAGTACTTCTTTCAGAATGGATTGATGGCGACAAACTAGCCTTTGTCATTTGTTCCCTGAAGAAACGCAACTTCCTTGCCATTTCACCACATCTTTTGATCTTCATGTCAATAACAAACACAGCCAGAAAAGAATGCAAAGTGAATAAGTTTCTATAGAAAGATTGCATATCGAAAATGTGATTTCTTGATAATCTAGGATATCAATCAGAATATGGAGAGTTGCATGGTATGTCTCCCATGTTACATTGACAGCAAGACAAAGAATCATTCATCATTTGAATTCGAGCTAAAACCAAAGTATAGTCTACAGCGCACCTACtaaaatattatcaaaatatcAATTAGCTGAGTTTGGCACCGCTAGTTTTACTTGTTCCTGGTTATATTTGCTAATTTTTGTCCTGTTTTTATACAATAAGCAGAAGCAAGTATAAATTAGCTTTTCCTGTAACAGCATTTGCACATATGTGAGCAGTCTATCAAATTACATGTTATATGCCCGGTACAAAGATAGCCACATTTACAAGCGTAAAATCGCCGCAATAGATAACAAGGAATGTCTGGTAAATGACAATGAAGAAGCAGAATGTGGATGCACCTGAGTAGCATATGTCCGCTGGAATGGGCTCTTTTCAGCATTGAGCTGCATAAGAAGgaaataaacatataaacaatGCGCTAAAATGAGTGAAGCACTGCAAGTCATTCATGGAAAACATAACGATCTAACTTAGAAGAGCCATAGCAACACTTTCTTTTCCCAGAAATCATGGCAAAGCAAGTGAATAAACCTTCATTAATGatcaaaggggaaaaaaaatttataaaactaaAGAAACATAATCAACTTCCTAAATATGATCTAGtccaatatttaaaataaaaaaaggaaagatagaaagaaaaaaaaatcatgattcgCACATGCCAGTAACTAGATTAAGAAATCGTAACATTCTATAAGCATTCAAACTCCGATTAACATGTAATACAACCGCATTAAggaggaggaaaaaaataagGCACTCAAATGTGCTAACGAGATCAACTTGATCCCGAACAAATACTAA
Coding sequences:
- the LOC120009931 gene encoding V-type proton ATPase subunit a3-like, with product MGDGGCWPTMDLLRSEEIQLVQLIIPMESAYRAIVYLGELGLFQFKDLNAEKSPFQRTYATQIKRCGEMARKLRFFREQMTKASLSPSIHSERSTDIYIEHLEVKLGELEAELIELNGNNEKLQSTYNELTEYKLVLQKAGEFFNSVESKAAAQQREFEAKNFGEGSIDSPLLFEQEMTTDPSKQVKLGYISGLVSREKSMAFERILFRTTRGNVFLRQSVVDSPVVDPVSGQKIEKNVFVVFYSGERAKQKILKICDAFGANRYPFTDDLGKQFQMISEVSEKLSELKTTIDVGMVHRSNLLQTIGYQFEHWSLLVKKEKSIYHTLNMLSMDVTKKCLVAEGWSPVFAKDQIQNALRRAALDSNSQVGAIFQVLPTKEPPPTFFRTNKFTSAFQEIVDAYGVAKYQEANPGVYTIITFPFLFAVMFGDWGHGICLLLATLYLIIREKKFSSQKLGDITEMTFGGRYVIMMMALFSIYTGLIYNEFFSVPFELFGPSAYGCRDPSCRDAYTVGLIKVRATYPFGVDPKWHGTRSELPFLNSLKMKMSILLGVAQMNLGIIISYYNAKFFGDSINIWYQFVPQMIFLNSLFGYLSLLIIVKWCTGSQADLYHVMIYMFLSPTDDLGENQLFFGQKFIQIVLLLLALVAVPWMLLPKPFLLKKQHQERHQGQSYSLIDSIDDPLEIELHHDSHSHEEFEFSEVFVHQLIHTIEFVLGAVSNTASYLRLWALSLAHSELSSVFYDKVLLLAWGFNNTIVLIVGIIVFICATVGVLLVMETLSAFLHALRLHWVEFQNKFYEGDGYKFCPFSFALLTLEDE